The following proteins come from a genomic window of Neofelis nebulosa isolate mNeoNeb1 chromosome 5, mNeoNeb1.pri, whole genome shotgun sequence:
- the TNK2 gene encoding activated CDC42 kinase 1 isoform X1 — protein sequence MPAARRFPGLELSFPLLARLRRRLYTRLGSSSMQPEEGTGWLLELLSEVQLQQYFLRLRDDLNVTRLSHFEYVKNEDLEKIGMGRPGQRRLWEAVKRRKAMCKRKSWMSKVFSGKRLEAEFPPHHSQSTFRKTSPTPGGPAGEGPLQSLTCLIGEKDLHLFEKLGDGSFGVVRRGEWDAPSGKTVSVAVKCLKPDVLSQPEAMDDFIREVNAMHSLDHRNLIRLYGVVLTPPMKMVTELAPLGSLLDRLRKHQGHFLLGTLSRYAVQVAEGMGYLESKRFIHRDLAARNLLLATRDLVKIGDFGLMRALPQNDDHYVMQEHRKVPFAWCAPESLKTRTFSHASDTWMFGVTLWEMFTYGQEPWIGLNGSQILHKIDKEGERLPRPEDCPQDIYNVMVQCWAHKPEDRPTFVALRDFLLEAQPTDMRALQDFEEPDKLHIQMNDVITVIEGRAENYWWRGQNTRTLCVGPFPRNVVTSVAGLSAQDISQPLQNSFIHTGHGDSDPRHCWGFPDKIDELYLGNPMDPPDLLSVELSTSQPTQHLGRVKREPPPRPPQPAIFAQSKWGCSRCLGPCPCPLSPLIPPLLLKEPTYDPVSEDQDPLSSDFKRLGLRKPGLTRGLWLAKPSARVPGTKAGRGGGSEVTLIDFGEEPVIPAPRPCAPSLAQLAMDACSLLDKTPPQSPTRALPRPLHPTPVVDWDARPLPPPPAYDDVAQDEDDFEVCSINSTLVAAGVCAGPSQGETNYAFVPEQAQLLPPLEDNLFLPPQGGSKPPSSAQTAQIFQALQQECMRQLRVPAGSLVPSPGPAPAGEDKPQVPPRVPIPPRPTRPRGELSPAPSGEEEIGRWPGPASPPRVPPREPLSPQGSRTPSPLVPPGSSPLPPRLSSSPGKTMPTTQSFASDPKYATPQVIQAPGPRAGPCILPIVRDGKKVSNTHYYLLPERPPYLERYQRFLREAQSPEEPAPLPVPLLLPPPSTPAPAAPTATVRPMPQAAPDPKANFSTNNSNPGVRPPALRATARLPQRGCPGDGPEAGRPTDKIQMLQAMVHGVTTEECQAALQSHSWSVQRAAQYLKVEQLFGLGLRPRSECHKVLEMCDWNLEQAGCHLLGSCGPAHHKR from the exons ATGCCAGCAGCCCGTCGGTTCCCTGGCCTGgagctttctttccctctcctggcCAGACTACGGCGACGCCTGTACACA AGGCTGGGGAGCAGCAGCATGCAGCCCGAGGAGGGCACGGGCTGGCTGCTGGAGCTGCTGTCCGAGGTGCAGCTACAACAGTACTTCCTGCGGCTCCGCGATGACCTCAATGTTACCCGCCTGTCCCACTTTGAGTATGTCAAGAATGAGGACCTGGAGAAGATTGGCATGGGCCGGCCTG GACAGCGGCGATTGTGGGAGGCTGTGAAGAGGAGAAAGGCCATGTGCAAACGCAAGTCTTGGATGAGCAAG GTGTTCAGTGGAAAGCGACTGGAGGCTGAGTTCCCTCCTCATCACTCTCAGAGCACCTTCCGGAAGACCTCGCCCACTCCAGGGggcccagcaggggaggggcccttGCAGAGCCTCACGTGCCTCATTGGGGAGAAGGACCTGCATCTCTTCGAGAAGCTAGGAGATGGCTCCTTTGGCGTGGTGCGCAGGGGCGAGTGGGACGCCCCCTCGGGGAAGACG GTGAGTGTGGCTGTGAAGTGCCTGAAGCCTGATGTGCTAAGCCAGCCAGAGGCCATGGATGACTTTATCCGGGAGGTTAATGCCATGCATTCCCTGGACCATCGAAACCTCATTCGTCTCTATGGTGTGGTGCTCACGCCGCCCATGAAGATG GTGACAGAGCTGGCGCCGCTGGGATCGTTGTTGGACCGGCTGCGCAAGCACCAGGGCCACTTCCTCCTGGGAACTCTGAGCCGCTACGCTGTGCAGGTGGCTGAGGGCATGGGCTACCTAGAGTCCAAGCGCTTTATTCACCGTGACCTGGCTGCCCGAAATCTGCTGTTGGCCACCCGTGACCTGGTCAAGATTGGGGACTTCGGGTTGATGCGTGCACTACCCCAGAATGACGACCACTATGTCATGCAAGAGCATCGCAAGGTGCCCTTTGCCTG GTGTGCTCCCGAGAGCCTGAAGACACGTACCTTCTCCCATGCCAGTGACACCTGGATGTTTGGGGTAACATTGTGGGAGATGTTCACCTATGGCCAGGAGCCCTGGATTGGCCTCAATGGCAGTCAG ATTCTGCATAAGATTGACAAGGAGGGGGAACGTCTGCCGCGGCCTGAGGACTGCCCACAGGATATCTACAATGTCATGGTTCAGTGCTGGGCTCACAAGCCAGAGGACAGACCCACCTTTGTGGCCCTGCGGGACTTCCTGCTGGAG gcccagcccacTGACATGAGGGCGCTTCAGGACTTTGAGGAGCCAGACAAGCTGCACATCCAGATGAACGACGTCATCACTGTCATCGAGGGAAG GGCTGAGAATTACTGGTGGCGTGGACAGAACACCCGGACACTGTGTGTGGGACCCTTTCCTCGCAACGTGGTGACCTCCGTGGCTGGCCTTTCAGCCCAGGACATCAGCCAACCCCTGCAGAATAGCTTCATCCACACGGGACATGGCGACAGTGACCCCCGCCACTGCTGGGGCTTCCCCGACAAGATTGATGA ACTGTACCTGGGAAACCCCATGGACCCTCCTGACCTGCTGAGCGTGGAACTGAGCACCTCCCAACCCACCCAACATCTAGGAAGGGTGAAAA GGGAGCCTCCACCTCGCCCACCTCAGCCTGCCATCTTCGCTCAGAGTAAGTGGGGCTGCTCTCGATGCCttggcccctgcccctgccccctctctcctctcattcctcctctccttctgaaAG AGCCAACCTACGACCCAGTGAGTGAGGACCAGGACCCTCTGTCCAGCGACTTCAAGAGGCTGGGCCTCCGGAAACCAGGCCTGACCCGTGGGCTGTGGCTGGCGAAGCCCTCAGCTCGGGTGCCGGGCACCAAGGCAGGGCGTGGCGGCGGGAGCGAGGTCACACTCATTGACTTTGGCGAGGAGCCCGTCATCCCCGCCCCCCGGCCCTGTGCACCCTCACTGGCACAGCTGGCCATGGATGCCTGCTCCTTGCTGGACAAGACTCCACCGCAGAGCCCCACTCGGGCACTGCCCCGGCCCCTGCATCCCACACCTGTGGTGGACTGGGATGCCCGCCCGCTGCCCCCGCCTCCTGCCTACGACGATGTGGCCCAGGATGAGGACGACTTTGAAGTCTGCTCCATCAACAGCACCCTGGTGGCTGCAGGGGTCTGTGCTGGGCCCAGCCAGGGTGAAACCAATTATGCCTTTGTGCCTGAGCAGGCgcagctcctccctcccctggagGACAATCTGTTCCTCCCACCCCAGGGTGGGAGCAAGCCGCCCAGCTCGGCCCAGACCGCACAGATCTTCCAGGCGCTGCAGCAGGAGTGCATGCGGCAGCTGCGGGTCCCGGCTGGCTCCCTGGTCCCTTCACCTGGCCCAGCCCCAGCGGGTGAGGACaagccccaggtgcccccccggGTGCCCATCCCCCCGAGGCCCACTCGCCCACGCGGTGAGCTGTCACCAGCCCCCTCAGGTGAGGAGGAGATAGGGAGGTGGCCTggacctgcctcccctccccgggTGCCTCCCCGGGAGCCCCTGTCCCCTCAAGGCTCGAGGACCCCTAGCCCCCTGGTACCACCTGGAAGCTCCCCGCTGCCGCCCCGGCTCTCAAGCTCACCTGGGAAGACCATGCCCACCACCCAGAGCTTTGCCTCAGACCCCAAGTATGCTACACCACAAGTGATCCAGGCACCCGGCCCACGGGCTGGTCCCTGCATCCTACCCATCGTCCGTGATGGCAAGAAGGTCAGCAACACCCACTATTACCTGCTGCCTGAGCGCCCACCCTACCTGGAACGCTACCAGCGCTTCCTGCGTGAGGCCCAAAGCCCCGAAGAGCCGGCCCCCTTGCCTGTGCCCCTGCTGctgcccccacccagcaccccagccCCTGCCGCCCCCACTGCCACTGTTCGACCAATGCCCCAGGCTGCCCCAGACCCCAAGGCCAACTTCTCCACCAACAACAGTAACCCAGGGGTCCGGCCACCAGCCCTGAGGGCCACTGCACGGCTGCCACAGAGGGGCTGCCCTGGGGACGGGCCAGAGGCTGGACGACCAACAGACAAGATCCAGATG CTGCAGGCCATGGTGCATGGGGTGACCACAGAGGAGTGCCAGGCGGCCCTGCAGAGTCACAGCTGGAGCGTGCAGAGGGCTGCCCAGTATCTGAAG GTGGAGCAGCTCTTTGGGTTGGGTCTGCGGCCGCGAAGCGAGTGCCACAAGGTGCTGGAGATGTGTGACTGGAACCTGGAGCAGGCAGGCTGCCACCTCCTGGGCtcctgcggccctgcccaccacaA GCGCTGA
- the TNK2 gene encoding activated CDC42 kinase 1 isoform X9 produces the protein MPAARRFPGLELSFPLLARLRRRLYTRLGSSSMQPEEGTGWLLELLSEVQLQQYFLRLRDDLNVTRLSHFEYVKNEDLEKIGMGRPGQRRLWEAVKRRKAMCKRKSWMSKVFSGKRLEAEFPPHHSQSTFRKTSPTPGGPAGEGPLQSLTCLIGEKDLHLFEKLGDGSFGVVRRGEWDAPSGKTVSVAVKCLKPDVLSQPEAMDDFIREVNAMHSLDHRNLIRLYGVVLTPPMKMVTELAPLGSLLDRLRKHQGHFLLGTLSRYAVQVAEGMGYLESKRFIHRDLAARNLLLATRDLVKIGDFGLMRALPQNDDHYVMQEHRKVPFAWCAPESLKTRTFSHASDTWMFGVTLWEMFTYGQEPWIGLNGSQILHKIDKEGERLPRPEDCPQDIYNVMVQCWAHKPEDRPTFVALRDFLLEAQPTDMRALQDFEEPDKLHIQMNDVITVIEGRAENYWWRGQNTRTLCVGPFPRNVVTSVAGLSAQDISQPLQNSFIHTGHGDSDPRHCWGFPDKIDELYLGNPMDPPDLLSVELSTSQPTQHLGRVKKPTYDPVSEDQDPLSSDFKRLGLRKPGLTRGLWLAKPSARVPGTKAGRGGGSEVTLIDFGEEPVIPAPRPCAPSLAQLAMDACSLLDKTPPQSPTRALPRPLHPTPVVDWDARPLPPPPAYDDVAQDEDDFEVCSINSTLVAAGVCAGPSQGETNYAFVPEQAQLLPPLEDNLFLPPQGGSKPPSSAQTAQIFQALQQECMRQLRVPAGSLVPSPGPAPAGEDKPQVPPRVPIPPRPTRPRGELSPAPSGEEEIGRWPGPASPPRVPPREPLSPQGSRTPSPLVPPGSSPLPPRLSSSPGKTMPTTQSFASDPKYATPQVIQAPGPRAGPCILPIVRDGKKVSNTHYYLLPERPPYLERYQRFLREAQSPEEPAPLPVPLLLPPPSTPAPAAPTATVRPMPQAAPDPKANFSTNNSNPGVRPPALRATARLPQRGCPGDGPEAGRPTDKIQMLQAMVHGVTTEECQAALQSHSWSVQRAAQYLKVEQLFGLGLRPRSECHKVLEMCDWNLEQAGCHLLGSCGPAHHKR, from the exons ATGCCAGCAGCCCGTCGGTTCCCTGGCCTGgagctttctttccctctcctggcCAGACTACGGCGACGCCTGTACACA AGGCTGGGGAGCAGCAGCATGCAGCCCGAGGAGGGCACGGGCTGGCTGCTGGAGCTGCTGTCCGAGGTGCAGCTACAACAGTACTTCCTGCGGCTCCGCGATGACCTCAATGTTACCCGCCTGTCCCACTTTGAGTATGTCAAGAATGAGGACCTGGAGAAGATTGGCATGGGCCGGCCTG GACAGCGGCGATTGTGGGAGGCTGTGAAGAGGAGAAAGGCCATGTGCAAACGCAAGTCTTGGATGAGCAAG GTGTTCAGTGGAAAGCGACTGGAGGCTGAGTTCCCTCCTCATCACTCTCAGAGCACCTTCCGGAAGACCTCGCCCACTCCAGGGggcccagcaggggaggggcccttGCAGAGCCTCACGTGCCTCATTGGGGAGAAGGACCTGCATCTCTTCGAGAAGCTAGGAGATGGCTCCTTTGGCGTGGTGCGCAGGGGCGAGTGGGACGCCCCCTCGGGGAAGACG GTGAGTGTGGCTGTGAAGTGCCTGAAGCCTGATGTGCTAAGCCAGCCAGAGGCCATGGATGACTTTATCCGGGAGGTTAATGCCATGCATTCCCTGGACCATCGAAACCTCATTCGTCTCTATGGTGTGGTGCTCACGCCGCCCATGAAGATG GTGACAGAGCTGGCGCCGCTGGGATCGTTGTTGGACCGGCTGCGCAAGCACCAGGGCCACTTCCTCCTGGGAACTCTGAGCCGCTACGCTGTGCAGGTGGCTGAGGGCATGGGCTACCTAGAGTCCAAGCGCTTTATTCACCGTGACCTGGCTGCCCGAAATCTGCTGTTGGCCACCCGTGACCTGGTCAAGATTGGGGACTTCGGGTTGATGCGTGCACTACCCCAGAATGACGACCACTATGTCATGCAAGAGCATCGCAAGGTGCCCTTTGCCTG GTGTGCTCCCGAGAGCCTGAAGACACGTACCTTCTCCCATGCCAGTGACACCTGGATGTTTGGGGTAACATTGTGGGAGATGTTCACCTATGGCCAGGAGCCCTGGATTGGCCTCAATGGCAGTCAG ATTCTGCATAAGATTGACAAGGAGGGGGAACGTCTGCCGCGGCCTGAGGACTGCCCACAGGATATCTACAATGTCATGGTTCAGTGCTGGGCTCACAAGCCAGAGGACAGACCCACCTTTGTGGCCCTGCGGGACTTCCTGCTGGAG gcccagcccacTGACATGAGGGCGCTTCAGGACTTTGAGGAGCCAGACAAGCTGCACATCCAGATGAACGACGTCATCACTGTCATCGAGGGAAG GGCTGAGAATTACTGGTGGCGTGGACAGAACACCCGGACACTGTGTGTGGGACCCTTTCCTCGCAACGTGGTGACCTCCGTGGCTGGCCTTTCAGCCCAGGACATCAGCCAACCCCTGCAGAATAGCTTCATCCACACGGGACATGGCGACAGTGACCCCCGCCACTGCTGGGGCTTCCCCGACAAGATTGATGA ACTGTACCTGGGAAACCCCATGGACCCTCCTGACCTGCTGAGCGTGGAACTGAGCACCTCCCAACCCACCCAACATCTAGGAAGGGTGAAAA AGCCAACCTACGACCCAGTGAGTGAGGACCAGGACCCTCTGTCCAGCGACTTCAAGAGGCTGGGCCTCCGGAAACCAGGCCTGACCCGTGGGCTGTGGCTGGCGAAGCCCTCAGCTCGGGTGCCGGGCACCAAGGCAGGGCGTGGCGGCGGGAGCGAGGTCACACTCATTGACTTTGGCGAGGAGCCCGTCATCCCCGCCCCCCGGCCCTGTGCACCCTCACTGGCACAGCTGGCCATGGATGCCTGCTCCTTGCTGGACAAGACTCCACCGCAGAGCCCCACTCGGGCACTGCCCCGGCCCCTGCATCCCACACCTGTGGTGGACTGGGATGCCCGCCCGCTGCCCCCGCCTCCTGCCTACGACGATGTGGCCCAGGATGAGGACGACTTTGAAGTCTGCTCCATCAACAGCACCCTGGTGGCTGCAGGGGTCTGTGCTGGGCCCAGCCAGGGTGAAACCAATTATGCCTTTGTGCCTGAGCAGGCgcagctcctccctcccctggagGACAATCTGTTCCTCCCACCCCAGGGTGGGAGCAAGCCGCCCAGCTCGGCCCAGACCGCACAGATCTTCCAGGCGCTGCAGCAGGAGTGCATGCGGCAGCTGCGGGTCCCGGCTGGCTCCCTGGTCCCTTCACCTGGCCCAGCCCCAGCGGGTGAGGACaagccccaggtgcccccccggGTGCCCATCCCCCCGAGGCCCACTCGCCCACGCGGTGAGCTGTCACCAGCCCCCTCAGGTGAGGAGGAGATAGGGAGGTGGCCTggacctgcctcccctccccgggTGCCTCCCCGGGAGCCCCTGTCCCCTCAAGGCTCGAGGACCCCTAGCCCCCTGGTACCACCTGGAAGCTCCCCGCTGCCGCCCCGGCTCTCAAGCTCACCTGGGAAGACCATGCCCACCACCCAGAGCTTTGCCTCAGACCCCAAGTATGCTACACCACAAGTGATCCAGGCACCCGGCCCACGGGCTGGTCCCTGCATCCTACCCATCGTCCGTGATGGCAAGAAGGTCAGCAACACCCACTATTACCTGCTGCCTGAGCGCCCACCCTACCTGGAACGCTACCAGCGCTTCCTGCGTGAGGCCCAAAGCCCCGAAGAGCCGGCCCCCTTGCCTGTGCCCCTGCTGctgcccccacccagcaccccagccCCTGCCGCCCCCACTGCCACTGTTCGACCAATGCCCCAGGCTGCCCCAGACCCCAAGGCCAACTTCTCCACCAACAACAGTAACCCAGGGGTCCGGCCACCAGCCCTGAGGGCCACTGCACGGCTGCCACAGAGGGGCTGCCCTGGGGACGGGCCAGAGGCTGGACGACCAACAGACAAGATCCAGATG CTGCAGGCCATGGTGCATGGGGTGACCACAGAGGAGTGCCAGGCGGCCCTGCAGAGTCACAGCTGGAGCGTGCAGAGGGCTGCCCAGTATCTGAAG GTGGAGCAGCTCTTTGGGTTGGGTCTGCGGCCGCGAAGCGAGTGCCACAAGGTGCTGGAGATGTGTGACTGGAACCTGGAGCAGGCAGGCTGCCACCTCCTGGGCtcctgcggccctgcccaccacaA GCGCTGA
- the TNK2 gene encoding activated CDC42 kinase 1 isoform X13, producing the protein MPAARRFPGLELSFPLLARLRRRLYTRLGSSSMQPEEGTGWLLELLSEVQLQQYFLRLRDDLNVTRLSHFEYVKNEDLEKIGMGRPGQRRLWEAVKRRKAMCKRKSWMSKVFSGKRLEAEFPPHHSQSTFRKTSPTPGGPAGEGPLQSLTCLIGEKDLHLFEKLGDGSFGVVRRGEWDAPSGKTVSVAVKCLKPDVLSQPEAMDDFIREVNAMHSLDHRNLIRLYGVVLTPPMKMVTELAPLGSLLDRLRKHQGHFLLGTLSRYAVQVAEGMGYLESKRFIHRDLAARNLLLATRDLVKIGDFGLMRALPQNDDHYVMQEHRKVPFAWCAPESLKTRTFSHASDTWMFGVTLWEMFTYGQEPWIGLNGSQILHKIDKEGERLPRPEDCPQDIYNVMVQCWAHKPEDRPTFVALRDFLLEAQPTDMRALQDFEEPDKLHIQMNDVITVIEGRAENYWWRGQNTRTLCVGPFPRNVVTSVAGLSAQDISQPLQNSFIHTGHGDSDPRHCWGFPDKIDELYLGNPMDPPDLLSVELSTSQPTQHLGRVKKPTYDPVSEDQDPLSSDFKRLGLRKPGLTRGLWLAKPSARVPGTKAGRGGGSEVTLIDFGEEPVIPAPRPCAPSLAQLAMDACSLLDKTPPQSPTRALPRPLHPTPVVDWDARPLPPPPAYDDVAQDEDDFEVCSINSTLVAAGVCAGPSQGETNYAFVPEQAQLLPPLEDNLFLPPQGGSKPPSSAQTAQIFQALQQECMRQLRVPAGSLVPSPGPAPAGEDKPQVPPRVPIPPRPTRPRGELSPAPSGEEEIGRWPGPASPPRVPPREPLSPQGSRTPSPLVPPGSSPLPPRLSSSPGKTMPTTQSFASDPKYATPQVIQAPGPRAGPCILPIVRDGKKVSNTHYYLLPERPPYLERYQRFLREAQSPEEPAPLPVPLLLPPPSTPAPAAPTATVRPMPQAAPDPKANFSTNNSNPGVRPPALRATARLPQRGCPGDGPEAGRPTDKIQMVEQLFGLGLRPRSECHKVLEMCDWNLEQAGCHLLGSCGPAHHK; encoded by the exons ATGCCAGCAGCCCGTCGGTTCCCTGGCCTGgagctttctttccctctcctggcCAGACTACGGCGACGCCTGTACACA AGGCTGGGGAGCAGCAGCATGCAGCCCGAGGAGGGCACGGGCTGGCTGCTGGAGCTGCTGTCCGAGGTGCAGCTACAACAGTACTTCCTGCGGCTCCGCGATGACCTCAATGTTACCCGCCTGTCCCACTTTGAGTATGTCAAGAATGAGGACCTGGAGAAGATTGGCATGGGCCGGCCTG GACAGCGGCGATTGTGGGAGGCTGTGAAGAGGAGAAAGGCCATGTGCAAACGCAAGTCTTGGATGAGCAAG GTGTTCAGTGGAAAGCGACTGGAGGCTGAGTTCCCTCCTCATCACTCTCAGAGCACCTTCCGGAAGACCTCGCCCACTCCAGGGggcccagcaggggaggggcccttGCAGAGCCTCACGTGCCTCATTGGGGAGAAGGACCTGCATCTCTTCGAGAAGCTAGGAGATGGCTCCTTTGGCGTGGTGCGCAGGGGCGAGTGGGACGCCCCCTCGGGGAAGACG GTGAGTGTGGCTGTGAAGTGCCTGAAGCCTGATGTGCTAAGCCAGCCAGAGGCCATGGATGACTTTATCCGGGAGGTTAATGCCATGCATTCCCTGGACCATCGAAACCTCATTCGTCTCTATGGTGTGGTGCTCACGCCGCCCATGAAGATG GTGACAGAGCTGGCGCCGCTGGGATCGTTGTTGGACCGGCTGCGCAAGCACCAGGGCCACTTCCTCCTGGGAACTCTGAGCCGCTACGCTGTGCAGGTGGCTGAGGGCATGGGCTACCTAGAGTCCAAGCGCTTTATTCACCGTGACCTGGCTGCCCGAAATCTGCTGTTGGCCACCCGTGACCTGGTCAAGATTGGGGACTTCGGGTTGATGCGTGCACTACCCCAGAATGACGACCACTATGTCATGCAAGAGCATCGCAAGGTGCCCTTTGCCTG GTGTGCTCCCGAGAGCCTGAAGACACGTACCTTCTCCCATGCCAGTGACACCTGGATGTTTGGGGTAACATTGTGGGAGATGTTCACCTATGGCCAGGAGCCCTGGATTGGCCTCAATGGCAGTCAG ATTCTGCATAAGATTGACAAGGAGGGGGAACGTCTGCCGCGGCCTGAGGACTGCCCACAGGATATCTACAATGTCATGGTTCAGTGCTGGGCTCACAAGCCAGAGGACAGACCCACCTTTGTGGCCCTGCGGGACTTCCTGCTGGAG gcccagcccacTGACATGAGGGCGCTTCAGGACTTTGAGGAGCCAGACAAGCTGCACATCCAGATGAACGACGTCATCACTGTCATCGAGGGAAG GGCTGAGAATTACTGGTGGCGTGGACAGAACACCCGGACACTGTGTGTGGGACCCTTTCCTCGCAACGTGGTGACCTCCGTGGCTGGCCTTTCAGCCCAGGACATCAGCCAACCCCTGCAGAATAGCTTCATCCACACGGGACATGGCGACAGTGACCCCCGCCACTGCTGGGGCTTCCCCGACAAGATTGATGA ACTGTACCTGGGAAACCCCATGGACCCTCCTGACCTGCTGAGCGTGGAACTGAGCACCTCCCAACCCACCCAACATCTAGGAAGGGTGAAAA AGCCAACCTACGACCCAGTGAGTGAGGACCAGGACCCTCTGTCCAGCGACTTCAAGAGGCTGGGCCTCCGGAAACCAGGCCTGACCCGTGGGCTGTGGCTGGCGAAGCCCTCAGCTCGGGTGCCGGGCACCAAGGCAGGGCGTGGCGGCGGGAGCGAGGTCACACTCATTGACTTTGGCGAGGAGCCCGTCATCCCCGCCCCCCGGCCCTGTGCACCCTCACTGGCACAGCTGGCCATGGATGCCTGCTCCTTGCTGGACAAGACTCCACCGCAGAGCCCCACTCGGGCACTGCCCCGGCCCCTGCATCCCACACCTGTGGTGGACTGGGATGCCCGCCCGCTGCCCCCGCCTCCTGCCTACGACGATGTGGCCCAGGATGAGGACGACTTTGAAGTCTGCTCCATCAACAGCACCCTGGTGGCTGCAGGGGTCTGTGCTGGGCCCAGCCAGGGTGAAACCAATTATGCCTTTGTGCCTGAGCAGGCgcagctcctccctcccctggagGACAATCTGTTCCTCCCACCCCAGGGTGGGAGCAAGCCGCCCAGCTCGGCCCAGACCGCACAGATCTTCCAGGCGCTGCAGCAGGAGTGCATGCGGCAGCTGCGGGTCCCGGCTGGCTCCCTGGTCCCTTCACCTGGCCCAGCCCCAGCGGGTGAGGACaagccccaggtgcccccccggGTGCCCATCCCCCCGAGGCCCACTCGCCCACGCGGTGAGCTGTCACCAGCCCCCTCAGGTGAGGAGGAGATAGGGAGGTGGCCTggacctgcctcccctccccgggTGCCTCCCCGGGAGCCCCTGTCCCCTCAAGGCTCGAGGACCCCTAGCCCCCTGGTACCACCTGGAAGCTCCCCGCTGCCGCCCCGGCTCTCAAGCTCACCTGGGAAGACCATGCCCACCACCCAGAGCTTTGCCTCAGACCCCAAGTATGCTACACCACAAGTGATCCAGGCACCCGGCCCACGGGCTGGTCCCTGCATCCTACCCATCGTCCGTGATGGCAAGAAGGTCAGCAACACCCACTATTACCTGCTGCCTGAGCGCCCACCCTACCTGGAACGCTACCAGCGCTTCCTGCGTGAGGCCCAAAGCCCCGAAGAGCCGGCCCCCTTGCCTGTGCCCCTGCTGctgcccccacccagcaccccagccCCTGCCGCCCCCACTGCCACTGTTCGACCAATGCCCCAGGCTGCCCCAGACCCCAAGGCCAACTTCTCCACCAACAACAGTAACCCAGGGGTCCGGCCACCAGCCCTGAGGGCCACTGCACGGCTGCCACAGAGGGGCTGCCCTGGGGACGGGCCAGAGGCTGGACGACCAACAGACAAGATCCAGATG GTGGAGCAGCTCTTTGGGTTGGGTCTGCGGCCGCGAAGCGAGTGCCACAAGGTGCTGGAGATGTGTGACTGGAACCTGGAGCAGGCAGGCTGCCACCTCCTGGGCtcctgcggccctgcccaccacaAGTGA